Proteins encoded by one window of Lycium barbarum isolate Lr01 chromosome 11, ASM1917538v2, whole genome shotgun sequence:
- the LOC132618514 gene encoding GDSL esterase/lipase At1g29670-like, producing the protein MSSSGNVVIWFILMVSMFIMISMVEGEPQVPCYFIFGDSVVDNGNNNDLITTAKANYFPYGIDFPTGPENGRFTNGRNKADFLAELIEFDNFIPPFATARGPEILKGVNYGSGVAGIRDETGYRWGDRISMNRQLLNHQVTILRINSILRNVTAAKSLLNKCLYTVDMGNNDYLNNYLQPKYYPTSLLYTPEKFADVLAQQFSRQLKTLYGYGARKVAVSNIGLLGCLPEETRVFGRNASGCVDFINNYVQLFNDKLKPLIDDLNTNLSGARFTYINITSISSGGPANDFTVFDKPCCIVSDTIAKGQCQEGEIPCSNRNQYIFYDNFHPTEVANLATAKRSYNAFLPTDAHPMDISQLIQTQ; encoded by the exons ATGTCTTCTAGTGGGAATGTAGTAATATGGTTCATTTTGATGGTATCAATGTTTATTATGATTTCAATGGTAGAAGGGGAACCACAAGTGCCATGTTACTTCATATTTGGAGACTCCGTGGTTGATAATGGGAATAACAATGACCTTATAACAACAGCCAAGGCCAATTATTTTCCTTATGGCATTGATTTTCCCACTGGTCCTGAAAATGGAAGATTCACCAATGGCCGCAATAAAGCTGACTTTCTAG CTGAACTTATAGAATTTGACAATTTCATCCCACCATTTGCAACTGCAAGAGGCCCAGAAATTCTTAAAGGTGTCAATTATGGATCAGGAGTTGCTGGAATTCGTGATGAGACTGGCTATCGATGG GGTGATCGGATCAGCATGAACAGGCAACTATTGAACCATCAAGTCACAATATTAAGAATTAATTCCATACTTAGAAATGTTACTGCAGCTAAAAGTCTCTTAAACAAATGCCTCTACACTGTTGATATGGGCAACAATGATTACCTCAACAATTATTTACAGCCCAAATATTACCCAACTAGTCTTTTGTATACACCAGAAAAGTTTGCAGATGTCCTTGCTCAGCAATTTTCAAGACAACTAAAG ACTTTGTATGGCTATGGAGCAAGGAAGGTGGCTGTATCAAATATTGGTCTATTAGGTTGCTTGCCAGAGGAGACAAGAGTATTTGGAAGAAATGCATCTGGATGTGTTGATTTTATAAATAACTATGTGCAGCTATTTAATGACAAACTCAAGCCTCTCATTGACGATTTGAACACTAATCTTTCTGGTGCAAGGTTCACTTACATAAATATTACTAGCATTTCATCAGGGGGTCCAGCCAATG ATTTTACAGTTTTCGACAAACCATGCTGTATAGTATCAGACACAATAGCTAAAGGACAGTGCCAAGAAGGCGAAATCCCATGCAGCAATAGGAATCAATATATTTTCTATGATAATTTTCATCCAACAGAAGTTGCAAATCTGGCCACTGCTAAAAGATCATACAATGCTTTTCTACCAACTGATGCACATCCAATGGACATCAGCCAGCTGATACAAACCCAATAA